The sequence AGAGATCGGTACTTGGAAAGAGCGCAGTGACGTTGAGCGTGGCTTAAATGAGTGGCTAAGACAGTACATCTCAGATCAGGAAAATCCACCAGCTGATGTAAGAAGTAGAAGACCATTTAGAAGTGCAAAAGTTATCGTTAGCGATATAGCTGGCGAGCCAGGCTGGTATAAGATAGAGCTTCTAGCTAGACCTCACTTTAAATTTATGGGGGCAAATTTCGAGCTTTCTTTGGTTGGTAAGCTGGATAAAGAGTAAATTTAAGCATGTCGCTGATAGATAAAATTTTATATGAATTTAGTGATGAGTCAAAATTTCGTCCATATTTTAAAGATCTAGACAGCGACATCAAAGATCATATTGATACTATCTTAAACTCAAGACTTGGAAACTACGGCCGTTTAAATGATAGTATCATCGATCTTTGGTCGGTTGGGGTCGAGATAAACGAGCTTGGCCATAGACTTGGTATGGCGATATATGAGCTAATCACCTCAAACGAAAATAGAATAGAGATAACTTCTATCGGCTATGATGACTCGCTAAAGCCTTGGCGCATCATCTTTAACATAAACTATAAGCATAAAAACGACAATTTCAAAGAGTATTTGCTAAAGGTTATTTTTAAAAACAATAGATATTGTGAGATTTTATAATGGATTATAATGAAAATAATTTAGCTTATTTTCAAAAAGAGATGGCGTATCTTGATGAAACAAGAGCACTTTTTATAAAGAATTTCCCAAAAGTCGCGCCATTTTTAGATACTAAGAGCAAAGATCCTGATGTTGAGAGTATCATAGAAAATATGGCTATTTTGACATCAAGGATTAGACAAGAGCTAGATGAAAATATACCTTTAATAGCTGAGTCTTTGATAAATATCTTAATGCCAAGCTATACAAATCCTTTTCCCTCAGTTTGCATGCAAGAATTTGCTCTAAGAGATGACTTTTCAGAAAAAAAGGAATTTATACCAAAGGGCAGTATCATAGAGTCAAAGCCAATAAACGGCGTGGCTTGTAAATTCCAGACGATATATGACGTAAATTTGCTTCCTTTAAAGATATCAAAAGCTTTCATGTCAAACAACAAAAGCGACTATCTTTTAAATTTAAACATATCTATCACCAAGGATGAACTTAGTACCAAAGAGCTTGATACCAGCTTTTTAAATTTATACCTTGGTGATAACATATACTTCTCTTCAACTCTTTTGATGTGGCTAAAAAACTACTTGAAATTTATAGTCATAAGCTTTGAAGATAGCGATGAGGAGATAAAACTTGGAGCTGATAAGCTTAGCTTGGATGAATTTGATGAAGCTTTGATAAAGAGCGATGAGTTTGGTTTTGAGGCATTTGAGCTTATAAAAGAGCTTTCATATTTTTCATCTAAACTAAATTTTATCCGTATAAATGGACTTGGTTTTTTAAAAAGATTTGACGCAAAAAGCTTTAACATCAAATTTGTCTTTTCAAAAGATATGCCAAATGGCTATGTGCCAAGGCTAGAGTATTTCTCTCTTTTTGCCACGCCAGCGATAAATTTGTTTGCAAAAGGCGCTGAGCCTATACAAAATAACAACAAACGCAGCGAGTATAGAATTTTCATCGACCGCTCAAACATAAACGCTTACGAGATAGTCTCTATCACAAAGGTTGTCGCTCACAGTAGCAATAATGAAAAAAGGATACTTAAAAACTACAAAAGCTTTGAGAGATTTGAGTTTTTAAATAGCCAAAGATCAAAGGATTATTACTTTGTAAGCAATAAAATAGATATGAAGCTAAACTCTTACAAAGAAATTTCATTTTTTAAAAATGACGCTAAAGAGCAGACCGTGAGCATCGAGGCGCTTTGCTGTAACGGCGACCTGCCAACCAATCTAAAACTAGGCG is a genomic window of Campylobacter concisus containing:
- the tssF gene encoding type VI secretion system baseplate subunit TssF, which gives rise to MDYNENNLAYFQKEMAYLDETRALFIKNFPKVAPFLDTKSKDPDVESIIENMAILTSRIRQELDENIPLIAESLINILMPSYTNPFPSVCMQEFALRDDFSEKKEFIPKGSIIESKPINGVACKFQTIYDVNLLPLKISKAFMSNNKSDYLLNLNISITKDELSTKELDTSFLNLYLGDNIYFSSTLLMWLKNYLKFIVISFEDSDEEIKLGADKLSLDEFDEALIKSDEFGFEAFELIKELSYFSSKLNFIRINGLGFLKRFDAKSFNIKFVFSKDMPNGYVPRLEYFSLFATPAINLFAKGAEPIQNNNKRSEYRIFIDRSNINAYEIVSITKVVAHSSNNEKRILKNYKSFERFEFLNSQRSKDYYFVSNKIDMKLNSYKEISFFKNDAKEQTVSIEALCCNGDLPTNLKLGEINKIQNHQGVVTKNLTIPTSVKRVNVDGNLLWRLVSILSFSYQSILNKGSFLALLNAFMLPDDEFLKKFSSSLHEIKTKQIHRVDGGFAKRGVLCIFYIDESEFESLGNVYVLGINLAKFLSKFASINSFCELKIKCVKSKILFDYGFLSGTKEPV